A window of the Desulfovibrio sp. UIB00 genome harbors these coding sequences:
- the lipB gene encoding lipoyl(octanoyl) transferase LipB has protein sequence MYAFDLGCTAYQQAFEIQKHAQAYVLQGGDDILLLLEHPPTVTLGKNSGQENLPPNLASLWGSAVDVVHSTRGGNITCHFPGQLVAYPIINLKKRSGGVRAYVNDVEETAIRTVRRFGIEAARKSGFPGVWVGGSKIASLGIAVQRHVTLHGLAMNVDRDLSLFNIITPCGLDGVTATSVQREQAGDPAAMDAVKACFLEAFCEVFSQPLPPLQSAQACEALLVGQP, from the coding sequence ATGTACGCATTTGATCTCGGCTGCACCGCCTATCAGCAGGCCTTTGAAATACAAAAACATGCGCAGGCATACGTGCTTCAGGGCGGCGACGACATTCTGCTGCTTCTGGAGCATCCGCCCACCGTCACCCTTGGCAAAAACTCCGGTCAAGAAAATCTGCCTCCCAACCTCGCCAGCTTGTGGGGTTCGGCGGTGGATGTCGTGCACAGCACGCGCGGCGGCAATATTACCTGCCATTTTCCCGGTCAGCTGGTGGCCTACCCCATCATCAACCTGAAAAAACGCTCCGGCGGCGTCCGGGCCTATGTCAATGATGTTGAAGAAACCGCCATCCGCACGGTACGGCGCTTTGGCATTGAAGCGGCCCGCAAGTCGGGCTTTCCCGGCGTATGGGTGGGTGGCAGCAAGATTGCATCTCTGGGTATTGCCGTGCAGCGCCACGTGACCCTGCACGGTCTGGCCATGAATGTGGACAGGGATCTTTCCCTTTTCAACATCATCACCCCCTGCGGCCTTGACGGCGTGACCGCAACCTCGGTGCAGCGGGAGCAAGCTGGCGACCCGGCTGCTATGGACGCTGTGAAAGCCTGCTTTCTTGAAGCCTTTTGCGAAGTTTTCAGCCAACCGCTGCCGCCCCTGCAATCGGCGCAAGCCTGCGAAGCCCTGCTCGTGGGCCAACCGTAA